A genome region from Arachis duranensis cultivar V14167 chromosome 8, aradu.V14167.gnm2.J7QH, whole genome shotgun sequence includes the following:
- the LOC107460881 gene encoding probable mitochondrial adenine nucleotide transporter BTL3, producing MPLPQDLTPHQQSHRFLNFPSDFSSLTAPPPGGLFLEPATPDSFLRLLPAASIRAELNPSPPRRRLKAAVAASCFLSVSLPSAKLVVPNGDNGSDKETSSEEGVVEVQHKVRTVRGGNAVNNTTKHLWAGAVAAMVSRTCVAPLERLKLEYIVRGEKKNIVELVRKIATSQGLRGFWKGNLVNILRTAPFKAVNFCAYDTYRKQLLRFSGNEETTNFERFIAGAAAGITATIICLPLDTIRTKLVAPGGEALGGVIGAFQYMIRTEGFFSLYKGLVPSIISMAPSGAVFYGVYDILKSAYLHSPKGRKRIQNLHKQGKELSALDQLELGPVRTLLYGAIAGACAEAATYPFEVVRRQLQLQVQSTRLSSFATCAKIVEHGGIQALYAGLIPSLLQVLPSASISYFVYEFMKIVLKVE from the exons atgcCACTACCACAGGACCTCACTCCCCACCAACAATCCCACCGTTTCCTCAATTTCCCTTCCGATTTCTCTTCCCTCACCGCGCCACCACCCGGGGGATTGTTCCTCGAACCCGCAACTCCAGATTCCTTCCTCCGCCTGCTTCCCGCCGCCTCGATTCGTGCCGAATTGAATCCCTCGCCGCCACGCCGGAGGCTTAAGGCGGCAGTAGCTGCTAGCTGCTTCTTGTCGGTGAGCTTGCCGAGTGCTAAACTCGTGGTGCCGAATGGGGACAACGGCTCCGACAAGGAGACAAGTTCGGAGGAGGGTGTTGTTGAGGTACAACACAAGGTTAGGACGGTACGAGGAGGCAATGCCGTCAACAACACCACTAAGCATCTATGGGCTGGTGCCGTAGCTGCCATGGTTTCTAG AACTTGTGTTGCTCCACTTGAAAGACTTAAGCTGGAGTATATAGTTCGCGGGGAGAAGAAGAATATCGTTGAGCTTGTGAGAAAGATAGCCACTTCTCAGGGTCTGAGGGGCTTTTGGAAGGGGAACCTTGTAAATATTCTGCGGACGGCTCCATTCAAGGCAGTGAATTTTTGTGCTTATGATACATATAGGAAGCAGCTCCTTAGATTCTCCGGAAATGAGGAAACTACCAATTTTGAGAGGTTTATTGCTGGTGCTGCTGCTGGAATTACTGCTACCATTATTTGCCTTCCACTTGACACA ATCCGGACCAAGTTGGTGGCACCTGGTGGGGAAGCTTTGGGTGGTGTTATTGGTGCTTTCCAATACATGATTCGGACTGAAGGCTTCTTTTCTCTCTACAAGGGTTTGGTACCGTCAATTATAAGTATGGCTCCTTCTGGTGCAGTTTTTTATGGTGTATATGATATACTCAAATCAGCTTATTTGCATTCACCCAAAGGAAGGAAGCGAATCCAGAATTTGCACAAACAGGGTAAGGAATTGAGTGCATTGGATCAGCTTGAATTAGGACCAGTAAGGACGCTGTTGTATGGTGCTATTGCCGGTGCTTGTGCAGAAGCTGCTACATATCCATTCGAAGTTGTAAGGAGGCAGCTTCAATTGCAAGTCCAGTCTACCCGTTTAAGTTCTTTTGCGACTTGTGCCAAAATAGTGGAACATGGAGGCATTCAAGCTCTGTATGCAGGACTTATTCCCAGCTTACTCCAG GTACTTCCTTCAGCATCAATCAGTTACTTTGTCTATGAATTCATGAAGATTGTGCTCAAAGTGGAGTAG
- the LOC107460882 gene encoding multifunctional methyltransferase subunit TRM112 homolog A, with product MRLLTHNMLSSNIKGVEKGFPLRIEAEKVVEKPVEMNADFLRKMFEKVEWKAFLEASRSMGYAQLPEEVDSGMLESDEFLSRFHHALLELHLEEGALVCPETGRRFPVNKGIPNMLLHEDEV from the coding sequence ATGAGGCTGCTGACGCACAACATGCTATCGTCGAATATAAAGGGAGTGGAGAAGGGGTTTCCGCTGCGGATCGAGGCGGAGAAGGTGGTTGAGAAGCCGGTTGAGATGAACGCGGATTTCCTGCGGAAGATGTTCGAGAAGGTGGAGTGGAAGGCATTCTTAGAAGCTTCTAGAAGCATGGGGTATGCGCAGCTCCCGGAGGAGGTGGATTCCGGCATGCTTGAGTCGGACGAGTTCCTGAGTAGGTTCCACCATGCACTCCTCGAGCTCCACCTTGAAGAAGGCGCCCTCGTCTGTCCCGAGACCGGCCGCCGATTCCCCGTCAACAAGGGTATCCCTAACATGCTCCTCCATGAGGACGAGGTCTGA
- the LOC107460871 gene encoding signal peptidase complex-like protein DTM1 yields the protein MANDGPLKTSLLFLATLMLIVVLSTHSFNKMLVTYIVGILGIAGLLLPDWDYFNRDFSRWPYPVTSEERTSLAQLSGFQRFAYSPMRVIAYSLVYGYAMYKWWEYISN from the exons ATGGCCAACGACGGCCCTCTCAAAACTTCGCTCCTCTTCCTTGCCACCCTGATGTTGATAGTTGTTCTCTCTACTCATTCCTTCAACAAGATGTTAGTTACCTATATTGTGGGAATTTTGGGTATTGCGGGGTTGCTCTTACCTGATTGGGATTATTTCAACCGCGATTTTTCTCGTTGGCCTTATCCTGTGACTTCTGAAGAAAGAACTTCTCTTGCCCAACTATCTGGATTTCAGAG ATTTGCATATTCTCCTATGAGGGTGATTGCTTACAGCCTAGTTTATGGATATGCTATGTATAAATGGTGGGAGTACATATCCAACTGA